From Medicago truncatula cultivar Jemalong A17 chromosome 7, MtrunA17r5.0-ANR, whole genome shotgun sequence, a single genomic window includes:
- the LOC11414196 gene encoding expansin-A23 — MAMSHSFVPIIFFMMFLIQVMSTSSIDLKWYDAHATFYGDAAGGETMKGACGYGDLFKQGYGLATAALSTALFNNGLTCGACFQIFCVNDPKWCIKGAHPITITATNFCPPDYSKTHDVWCNPPQKHFDLSYKMFTSIAYYKAGIVPVKYRRVPCIKSGGVRFELKGNPNFFLVLVHNVANAGDVSRVSIKGSKTSWISMSRNWGQNWHPGSNFVGQALSFQVSTSDGKTLTFDSVVPSNWQFGQTYQAKGNF; from the exons ATGGCTATGTCTCACTCTTTTGTTCCTATCATCTTTTTCATGATGTTCCTCATACAAGTCATGTCAACTAGCAGCATTGACTTAAAATGGTACGATGCTCATGCAACCTTCTATGGTGACGCAGCTGGTGGTGAAACCATGA AGGGAGCTTGTGGTTATGGTGATCTCTTCAAACAAGGATATGGTCTTGCAACCGCAGCACTAAGCACAGCTCTATTCAATAATGGACTTACTTGTGGTGCatgttttcaaatattttgtgtCAATGACCCTAAATGGTGCATAAAGGGTGCACACCCAATCACGATAACCGCAACAAATTTTTGTCCTCCAGATTACTCTAAGACTCATGATGTTTGGTGTAATCCTCCGCAAAAACACTTCGATTTAAGCTATAAAATGTTCACCTCTATTGCCTATTACAAAGCAGGTATCGTCCCGGTTAAATATCGACGTGTTCCATGCATCAAAAGTGGTGGTGTTAGATTCGAGCTCAaaggaaaccctaatttctttcTAGTTTTGGTGCACAATGTTGCCAATGCTGGTGATGTTTCTCGTGTGAGTATTAAAGGGTCCAAGACAAGTTGGATTTCTATGTCACGTAATTGGGGACAAAATTGGCATCCTGGATCTAATTTTGTAGGACAAGCTTTGTCATTTCAAGTTAGTACAAGTGATGGAAAAACTTTAACGTTTGATTCCGTTGTTCCTTCCAACTGGCAATTTGGACAGACTTATCAGGCCAAGGGAAATTTTTAG
- the LOC11430303 gene encoding F-box protein At5g39250 isoform X1, with product MGHQMESEEVLKAVFPLLEGVDLASCMAVCKQWNDIAKDDFFWKCMCANRWPSICKRPNPLTETYYKLYKTFHKRQQRRTLLPPRISFDDLEFFIDIWAEDILLFSEAVSGSVLQSGFRSPASGVCDLLKYHLESSEYKMTFPVEPRFTIPSGQNQNVSVSVMVGRKDTNKVACIINKSMFDYIERSSYRALAYDYLDISPGYPFLPGIRAWISLLFMEEGSEDLMDVFGIQMDFCDVANSKEEVLWLLDMLDWK from the exons ATG GGCCATCAAATGGAATCTGAAGAAGTTTTGAAGGCTGTTTTCCCTTTACTGGAGGGTGTTGATCTTGCTTCTTGTATGGCTGTATGTAAGCAGTGGAATGACATAGCTAAAGACGATTTCTTTTGGAAATGTATGTGTGCCAATAGATGGCCGTCAATCTGCAAGCGACCTAATCCTCTGACTGAAACCTACTACAAGTTATATAAAACCTTCCATAAACGCCAGCAACGTAGAACTCTTCTCCCTCCGAGAATTTCCTTTGATGATTTGGAGTTTTTCATTGACATTTGGGCTGAAGATATTCTTCTCTTCTCGGAAGCGGTGTCTGGCTCTGTCCTGCAATCAGGTTTTAGAAGTCCAGCTTCTGGAGTTTGTGACTTGCTCAAATATCACCTTGAGAGTTCTGAATACAAGATGACTTTTCCGGTTGAACCTAGGTTTACTATCCCTTCAGGACAAAATCAGAATGTTAGTGTCTCTGTGATGGTTGGGCGGAAGGATACAAATAAGGTTGCATGCATCATAAACAAGTCCATGTTCGATTATATTGAACGGTCATCATATAGAGCGTTGGCATATGATTACCTAGACATATCCCCTGGCTACCCCTTTTTGCCCGGCATCCGGGCATGGATATCTTTGCTATTCATGGAAGAAGGAAGTGAAGATCTTATGGATGTATTTGGGATCCAAATGGATTTCTGTGATGTGGCAAATTCTAAGGAAGAAGTCTTGTGGCTATTGGACATGCTAGATTGGAAGTGA
- the LOC11430303 gene encoding F-box protein At5g39250 isoform X2: protein MESEEVLKAVFPLLEGVDLASCMAVCKQWNDIAKDDFFWKCMCANRWPSICKRPNPLTETYYKLYKTFHKRQQRRTLLPPRISFDDLEFFIDIWAEDILLFSEAVSGSVLQSGFRSPASGVCDLLKYHLESSEYKMTFPVEPRFTIPSGQNQNVSVSVMVGRKDTNKVACIINKSMFDYIERSSYRALAYDYLDISPGYPFLPGIRAWISLLFMEEGSEDLMDVFGIQMDFCDVANSKEEVLWLLDMLDWK from the coding sequence ATGGAATCTGAAGAAGTTTTGAAGGCTGTTTTCCCTTTACTGGAGGGTGTTGATCTTGCTTCTTGTATGGCTGTATGTAAGCAGTGGAATGACATAGCTAAAGACGATTTCTTTTGGAAATGTATGTGTGCCAATAGATGGCCGTCAATCTGCAAGCGACCTAATCCTCTGACTGAAACCTACTACAAGTTATATAAAACCTTCCATAAACGCCAGCAACGTAGAACTCTTCTCCCTCCGAGAATTTCCTTTGATGATTTGGAGTTTTTCATTGACATTTGGGCTGAAGATATTCTTCTCTTCTCGGAAGCGGTGTCTGGCTCTGTCCTGCAATCAGGTTTTAGAAGTCCAGCTTCTGGAGTTTGTGACTTGCTCAAATATCACCTTGAGAGTTCTGAATACAAGATGACTTTTCCGGTTGAACCTAGGTTTACTATCCCTTCAGGACAAAATCAGAATGTTAGTGTCTCTGTGATGGTTGGGCGGAAGGATACAAATAAGGTTGCATGCATCATAAACAAGTCCATGTTCGATTATATTGAACGGTCATCATATAGAGCGTTGGCATATGATTACCTAGACATATCCCCTGGCTACCCCTTTTTGCCCGGCATCCGGGCATGGATATCTTTGCTATTCATGGAAGAAGGAAGTGAAGATCTTATGGATGTATTTGGGATCCAAATGGATTTCTGTGATGTGGCAAATTCTAAGGAAGAAGTCTTGTGGCTATTGGACATGCTAGATTGGAAGTGA